The following is a genomic window from Azospirillaceae bacterium.
TCCCCCTCGCCACCGCCCTCACGCAACTCCGCAGCCATGTCCACGGCGCTGGAATTGGTCCAGACGTTCTCAAAGTCGGTATCCAGCGGCGCGTCGCTGGACGGGCCCAACCGGTCTGAGGAGGTGAGGTCGGCGGTGTCGCGGACGGGCATGTCGTCGGCGCGCGCGACCGGATCCTCGCGGTCCACCCCGTCCGGGGCCGGGTCGCGATTACGGTCACTATCGTCGCGTTCCAGGAGCGGGTTCTGCTCCATCTCACGATCGACGTAGTCGGCCAACTCCAGGTTAGACAGCTGCAACAGCTTGATTGCCTGTTGCAGCTGGGGAGTCATCACCAGCGCCTGGGTCTGCCGAAGATCGAGGCGTTGTTGAAGCGCCATCACCCGCCCGAATAAGAACTGTGGCCCGAAAGGGAAGTGCGCGATAAGCGCTTATATTTACAGACTGAACCGTTCCCCCAGATACACACGGCGCACGTCCTTGTGCGCCACGATCTCCGACGGTAGTCCCTCCATCAATACCATACCGTCGTGGAGAATGTATGCGCGATCAACGATGTCCAGGGTTTCGCGAACGTTGTGGTCGGTGATCAGCACACCGATGCCGCGGTCGCGCAAATGACTGACCAGTTCGCGGATGTCGTTGACGGCGATGGGGTCGATGCCGGCGAAGGGTTCGTCCAGCAGGATGAAGTTGGGGGCCGATGCCAGCGCGCGGGCGATTTCCACGCGACGGCGCTCACCACCCGACAGCGCCAGGGCGGAGGTGCGGCGCAAATGGCTGATGGAGAATTCCGCCAGCAGCTCGTCCAGCGTGGCCTCGCGCTTGTCGCGATCCTGCTCCACCACTTCCAGCACGGCGCGGATGTTGTTCTCAACCGACAGGCCGCGGAAGATCGAGGCCTCCTGCGGCAGATAGCCGATGCCCAGGCGCGCGCGGCGGTACATGGGCAGGTCGGTGACCTCCAGCCCGTCCAGCGTGATGGTGCCGTAATCGGGCATGATCAGCCCGGTCATGATGTAGAAGCTGGTGGTCTTGCCGGCGCCGTTGGGGCCCAGCAGGCCCACGACCTCGCCCCGGCGCACGCTGACGCTGACGTCGCGCAGCACGGGACGGCCCTTGTAGCTCTTGCCCAGCTTGGTCGCGGTCAGCCCGTTGTTGGGGTTGTCCGACACTAGGCGCGGACCGCCCTTGGCATCGTCCTTGGCCTTGGGTGCCGCAGGCACCTTGCCTTCGGGCGCCTTGGCGGTATCGGGGGTCTTGGCCGTGCTCATGGCTGTGCTCCGCCGCCGGGACCGGGCGTGCTGGTGGGGGGGGTGCCGGGGGCGGCGGGGGGCGGGTTGTTGGATTTCTTGGGCACCAGCACGCTGTGCACGCGCCCACCCTTCACCGTGTCGTCGGGCAGCATGCGGCTGACGCCCGTGGCGTTGTTGACCTCGGCCCGGTGGCCGTTCACCTGGTTCTGGCCCTGAGTCAGCTTCACATCGCCCGTCAGGATGGCGATGCGCGTCTTCACGTTATAGGTGCCTTCGCTGCCGCGGGCGATGTCCTTGGGCGTGACGATCAGCACGTTGCCCTTGGCGTCCATGCGCGTCATTTCCAGCTGCTTGGCGGCGTTCTGTTCCAGGATGCCCACCAGCACGTCGGCGCGGATACGGTCGCCCTTGTCGTTGATGGCGACGGCGTTGCCGCGCGCCACCATCAGCTGCTGCTGCTTCCAATATTCCAGGGTGTCCTTGGCGTAGACGGTGTCGGCGCGCGTGACCATGTGCAGGTGGTCGCCGGTCAGGACGGTCACGTCCTGGTCCACGTCATAGACGCCGTGGTCGCCGAACGCCTCCTGGCTGGGCGAGGCCATGTGCACCTGGCCGTCGGCGGCCATGCGGTACATCTCGGTCGAGCCGTCCTTGGTCTTGCGATAATACACGACCAGGGTGTCGCAATGCAGGGTGTCTTCCCCCCGGATCACGATGACATGGCCGCGCGCCACGGCGGCCAACTGGTCGTCGTGCCATTCCATCGTCTCATCCGAGGTGATGTCGATGGCGCCGGTGGGCGATGGCGTCACCGCGGGCGGGTTGAAGGGCAGCAGGCCGGGTTCCCCCGCCACCAGGGGATTGACGGCCGGGGGGCTGGGCCGGCGCCGCCTTCTTGGGCTTGGGCGCCGCCGGCTTCGCGGGGGTGGCAGCAGAAGCCGCCGCCTCTTGCGCGCGGGAGGGCAGGGCGGTCGCCACCAGGGCGGATGCGCCCAGGACCAGCGTTCCCGTCACCAAGGCCGCCGTCCTGAAACCGGCTTTCCTCAAACCAACTGTCCTGGACCGGAACTTCACGGTTGCATGCCTCCGGTCCGCGCGGTCCCGGCCGGGGCCTTGCTGGTGGATGTGGTTGGGGGTTGGACGGTGGGCGCCTTGCGCGCCGTCGCCGGCTGGGGCGTCTTTTGCGGGGGGGGCGCCTGGGGCGGCTGGGCGCCGTCCACCGGCTTGCGTTCCTTCTCCATCAGGCGCAGGCGCGCCTTGCCGGTGAAGACGATGGTGTCGCCCTTGTCGGTCATGCGGAAGCCGCCGGCGTCGATGTCGCCGAACGGGCCCTGGCCGGCCACGCGCGCGTTGCTCCAGGCGAGGTTCTTGTTGGTGTCCACTTCCGCCTTGTCGGTCGTGAACTCATAACCATGGTCGTGGAACAGCGTGACCCTTCCTTCCAGCGTCAGGTGGCCGGACTGCTTGTCGTACCGCCCGGTGTCCCCGTTCAGGGTCACCCACTGTCCACTCTTTAACGTGATCTCGGCTTCCGGCGAAACAAGATCGATCAGGTTTTCCTGATTGCTCTCCTGCATGGCGCGGTCGGCGCGCACCTCCACGGGGCGATCGGTCTTGTCCGTGCCCAGGAAATGGGCGTCCAGCATCTCCAGCTGGCCATTGCCGGGGTCGGCCTGCCGGGGCTGCGTGGTCTCCTTGATCAGGGGCCACAGCGCGATGGCGGCGATGGTCAGGCCCGCCAGGGTGGGCAGCACCACCTTGGCCTGGTTTACCCGCCGAGTGTGGCGGGCGCTGGCCCAGCCGCCGCGGGTGGTGGCCGCCGGCGGCGCGGACGCGGCCTTGTCGGGGGAAGCGGAACCGGCCGGCGTCGCCGGCTGCCGAATCCCGCCCGCGTCGCCGTTCTGGGCGCCGGGGCTTTCTGGGGTGGGGGGCAGGGTCATGGTTCCACGGGGTCTGGCCGCCAATTGTGGCGTGGGCATGTCCGGGCGGTGGTCTGGGACGGCGATCCGGCCGCCCCGACACCACCGCCGGTTTGATGCAATCTAACTGAGCCGCGATTCCACGGTCAAATCGTCATGCACCGTCCCGTTTTCCAGGGGGCACGTCCGCGACCCACCCATGCGGTCGGCATGGGCGGGCCGGGAAGGTGTCGCCCCGGGGGTAAATCAGTGGGCGAAAATGTCGGGTTCGTCCCAACCGGCCAGGTCCAGCAGGGCGCGGTGCGGCAGGAAGCGGAAGCAGGCGTCGGCCAGTTCCGTCCGGCCTTCGCGCGCCAGCACGGCGTCGAACTTGGCCTTGATCTCATGCAGGTACAGCACGTCGGAGGCGGCGTACTTCAGCTGTTCGGCCGTCAGTTCCTCAGCACCCCAGTCGGACGACTGCTGCTGTTTGGACAGTTCCACGCCCAGCACGTCGCGGCACAGATCCTTCAGGCCGTGGCGGTCGGTGTAGGTGCGTACCAGCTTGGACGCGATCTTGGTGCAGTAGACCGGCGCGGTCACCACGCCCAGGTACTTGTTCAGCACGGCGATGTCGAAGCGCGCGAAATGGAACAGCTTCAGCTGGGCCGGGTTGGTCAGCAGGCGCTTCAGGTTGGGTGCGTCATATTGGCCCTGGCGCAGTTGCACCAGATGGCAGCGGCCGTCGCCGGACGACAGCTGCACCAGGCACAGCCGGTCGCGGTGCGGGTTCAGGCCCATGGTTTCGGTATCGATGGCCACCACCGGGCCCAGGTCCAGGCCGTCGGGCAAATCGCCGTCATAAAGATCGATGGGCATCATACCGGTCCTTTTGCTGAGGCTGAAGAAAGCGGGGCCCAGAAACGCCGCGGGCCGCCGGCGTTCCATCGGAACAACGGCGGCCCTGCGACCTTAAACCCACGCTGTATTGGTGCCCAGGAGAAGACTCGAACTTCCACGACATTTCTGCCACAGGTACCTGAAACCTGCGCGTCTACCAATTCCGCCACCTGGGCAGCGCGGGCCGCCTAGATACGATTGCCGGCGGGGGCTGTCAACACCCTTCTTTTGGCTTTTTCCATTTTTCTTAAGGGCGACCACGAAGGCGGAAAGGGCGCGCGCGATCATGCGGATTGTCCGCCCGGTCGGGCGTCCCGGTTCGGCATCCGGTGCGTGCAAGAATAAAATGCGGCGGGGAGGGGCCGGTCCAAGCAGGGCCCAGAAACGCCGCGGGCCGCTGTGTTCCATCGGAACATCAGCGGCCCTGCGACCTTAAACCCGCGCTGCAATTGGTGCCCAGGAGAAGACTCGAACTTCCACGACATTTCTGCCACAGGTACCTGAAACCTGCGCGTCTACCAATTCCGCCACCTGGGCAGCGCGGGCCGCTTAAGTACGATTCCGGACTTGCCCTGTCAACGTTCTTCTTTTGGGTTCGTGCAAAATTTTTCAGGCGCCCCTCGCCACGCTCTTCTCTTCGCATGTATGCGCCCGCGGGCGCGCAGCCCAGGGGCGTCGCGGGTGGCGTTCCAAGCGCCTAGCCCTGGCCCGCCGGCTTCGTTATAAGCTTGTGGCATCAGCCGCATTCGGCTTCGGACGGGCGCCCGCATGCGCCGCTGTCCGGCATATCGCCGAATGCTATCTCCCGGTGGGTAACCCCGGGGCCGGTTTTGATCGTGGGCAGAGGGTCTAATAGGATGGGCACTAGCATTCGTATCGCCACCGTGTTCGGCGGGGCCGGCTTCATCGGCCGCCATGTCATCCGCCGCCTGGCCAGGACGGGCTGCATCATCCGCGTGCCCGCCCGCCACCCGGGCGAGGCCGCCTTCCTGAAGACCAACGGCGCCGTGGGCCAGATCGTCCCCATGGCCGTGGACATCGCCGACGATGCCTCCGTCGCCCGCGCCATCGAGGGCGCCGACCTGGTCATCAACCTGATGGGCATCCTGGCCGAGTCCGGCCGCCGCCAGCGTTTCGACCTGGTGCATGGCGAGGGCCCCGGCCGCATCGCCCGCCTGGCCAAGGGCGCCGATGTCGCCCGCCTGATCCATGTGTCGGCCTTGGGCGCCGACGCCGGCTCCCGTTCCGCCTACGCCCGCAGCAAGGCGGCGGGTGAGCAGGCGGTGCGCGCCGTGTTCCCCGAGGCGACGATCCTGCGCCCCAGCGTGATCTTCGGGCCCGAGGACAACTTCTTCAACCGCTTCGCCGGCATGGCGGCCCGCCTGCCGTTCGTGCCGCTGATCGGCGGCGGTTCCACCCGCTTCCAGCCGGTCTATGTCGGTGACGTGGCCGATGCCATCATCAATGCCGCGCTGAACACCGGTGCCGAGGGCAAGACGTTCGAGCTGGGCGGCCCGCGCGCCTACAGCTTCCGTGAACTGGTGCAACTGACCCTGGACCTGACCGGCCGCAAGACGCGCCTGGTGTCCCTGCCCTGGGGGTTGGCCAGCCTGCAGGCCACCTTCCTGGAACTGGTGCCCGGCAAGCCGCTGACCCGCGACCAGGTCACCCTGCTGAAGTCCGACAACGTGCTGTCCGGCAAGCTGCCGGGCCTGGCCGACCTGGGTGTCACGCCCACTGCGGCCGAGGTGATCCTGCCCACCTACCTGGACCGTTTCCAGGTCAACGGCCGTTTCGACACCTACCGCCAGGGCCCGTCCCTGCCGCAACTGACCCGCATCGACGCCCACGGCCAGCACCACTGAGCCAGCCCGCGTTTCCAATAAAAAGGGCGCCTCCCTCGCGGGATGGCGCCTTTTTTTATCCTCACGCCGCTATAGGCCGCGACTGCGGCCGCCGGAGCTTTCCGGGGAGCCGCAGGCGGACTGGAAAGGGAGGACGCCCGAGGGCCGGATGGCCCGCCGGCGCCTGAGGAATACTTTGCCAGCGGCGTGACCCTCACGCCGCTGTAGGCCGCGACTGCGGCCGCCGGACCTTTCCGGGGAGCCGCAGGCGGACTGGAAAGGGAGGACAGCCAAGGGCCGGATGGCCCGCCGGCGCCTGAGGAATACTTAAAGGTACACCATGCCCAGCACGACGGCGCCCAGGGCCCAGCAATAGAAGGCGAAGGGGCGCATGGCGTCGACTTCGTTGCGCTTGAACCAGCGCATCAGGGCCCAGACGGCGATCAGGGCGCAGACGCCGGCCACGGCACCGCCGATCAGGCCGCTCTGGATCACGTCCGGGTCGGCCTGGCGCAGCATCTTGGGCACCACCAGCAGGCTGGCGCCCAGGATGATGGGGGTGGCCAGCAGCATGGAGAAGCGCGCCGCCTCTTCATGTTTCAGGCCGGCCCAGAAGCCCGCCACCATGCTGGCGCCGGAGCGGGAGAAGCCGGGGATCAGGGCCAGCGACTGGGCCAGGCCGATCATCAGCGCCTGGCCGAAGCCCAGCTCCGCCAGGGTGCGGTCGCCCCGTCCCCGCAGCCGCTCGCCAAAGAACAGCAGGACGCCGTTGACGATCAGGAAAAAGGCGGCGCTGGCCGGGTCGCTGAAGACGGCGCGCAGCACCTTCTCGAACGCCAGGCCAAGCACGGCGGCGGGGATGGTGCCGACGATAAGCAAGGCCAGCACGCGGCGATCCTCGCCGCCCTTGATCACGCCGACCAGCAGGTTGACCCAATCCCGCCAGAAGAACACCAGCAGGGCCGCGGCCGTGCCCAGGTGCAGCATCACCAGATAGGGCAGGAAGTGCTCCTTAAGGAAGGCCTGGTCCAGGTCCCAGCCCAGCAGGAAGGGGGTCAACACCCCGTGCGCCACGCTGCTGATGGGGAAGAGCTCGGTGATGCCCTGGATGATCGCGAAGATCAGGGTCTGCAAAAAAGACATGGCGCCTCAACGTCTAGGGGCGGTTGGCGGTCGGATGGGGCCGCACCCAAAGGGCGGCAGCCTGCTTATAGCAGCGGGGCGCGAAGCCGGCGACAGCCGGCTGGCGCCGGCAGTGCCGTGGAGTGATAGCGTCTCTTAATTAGATATTCTTTTTATTTCAATATGATGAATGATACTAGTACACAAACGGTACCAATGAGAGTGGCGTTTGAGTCCCTCCGTCACCGCTTTTCCACACGGGAGTCCATGGGGTGGGGACATAAAGGTCAGCTATACTGACTCAATGAGAAAAAAGTACTGGAGGCATAGGCTGAATCGACTTATATGAACACGGCACACCCGCTTGCGCGTAAGGGCGTGACCCTGGGTCCGGTTCCCAACGGCGGACCTGAGGCGTCATGATCCGGCATCGCCGCCCGTTCCATCGGGCCGGCGCCGGGCGGGAGGGGACTGCCCCGGGCATCCGGCCGCCGCATCGGCCGGGTGCATACGGGGGGGGGGCGCCCCGAAAACGTGCCCCCTGAGAGGTGCCCGGGGGATTGTTCAGGAATGGGATTGCCGGCCCCGGGTTGTCACACCCCGGCCGGATAGACACGAGGATCAAGGCCATGGCGCAGAAGCAGCAGATGCTCCAGTTCGTCCACACGGACCAACAGATGCCCGACAAACGGGAACCCGCACTGCGCCGGCAGGACTTCGATGAGATTTATGCGCGTTTCGCCGATGACCAGGCGACCACCCAGGCTTCGCGCTGCTCCCAATGCGGGGTGCCTTTCTGCCAGGTGCACTGCCCCGTCTCCAACAACATCCCCGACTGGCTGAAGCTGACGGCCGAAGGCCGCCTGGAAGAGGCCTACGAGGTGTCGCAGGCCACCAACAACTTCCCGGAAATCTGCGGCCGCATCTGCCCGCAGGACCGCCTGTGCGAAGGCAACTGCACCATCGAGCAGTCGACCCACGGCACGGTCACCATCGGGGCGGTGGAGAAGTACATCACCGATACCGCCTGGGAACGCGGCTGGGTGAAGCCCGCCGTGCCGGTGCGGGAACGGACGCAAAGCGTGGGCATCATCGGCGCCGGCCCGGCCGGGCCTGGCCGCCGCCGACCAGCTGCGCCGCCGCGGCTACCAGGTGCATGTCTACGACCGCTATGACCGCGTCGGCGGCCTGCTGATCTACGGTATCCCCGGCTTCAAGCTGGAAAAGGAAGTGGTGGAGCGCCGGGCCAAGCTGCTGGCCGATGCCGGCGTCGTCTTCCACTTAGGCTTCGAGGTTGGCCGCCACGCCACCCTGACCTCGCTGCGCGCCCGGCACGACGCCATCCTGATCGCCACCGGCGTCTATAAGGCGCGTGAGCTTGAGGCGCCGGGCAGTGGTGCTGACGGCATCGTCCCCGCCCTGGACTACCTGACCGCCAGCAACCGCACCGGCCTGGGCGACACCGTGGTCGACTATCAGACCGGCCGCCTGAACGCCAAGGACAAGAACGTCGTCGTCATCGGCGGCGGCGACACCGCCATGGATTGCGTGCGCACCGCCATCCGCCAGGGGGCGAAGTCGGTGAAGTGCCTGTACCGCCGCAACCGCGCCAACATGCCGGGCAGCCAGCGCGAGGTGGCGCATGCCGAGGAAGAGGGCGTGGAGTTCGTGTGGCAGGCCGCCCCCGACGCCTTCCTGGGCGACCGGCAGGTGACGGGCGTGCGCGCCCACCGCATGCACATGGGCGTGGCCGACGCCTCCGGCCGCCAGACGCCGCAGGCCATCGAGGGGTCCGCCTTCACCCTGGAGGCCGAACTGGTGATCAAAGCCCTGGGTTTCGATCCGGAGGACCTGCCCACCCTGTTCGGGGAACCGGGCCTGAAGGTCAGCCGCTGGGGCACCGTGATGGCCGACCCGCGCAGCCTGATGACCAACCTGGAGGGCGTGTTTGCCGCCGGCGACATCGTGCGCGGCGCGTCCCTGGTGGTCTGGGGCATCCGCGACGGCCGCGACGCCGCCGTCGGCATCCATAACTACATCACCGCCCGCGCCGCCGCCGGCGCCATGGCCGCAGAGTAAGGGGGAGTTCCAGAGATGACCGAGATGATTGAGAACAGCCCCCAGATGGAATCCGGCGCCCAGTTCGTCGAGCGCTACCGCGAAAGCGCCCGCCGGCTGGAGGACGCGCACGTCTGGTCGCCGGAGATGGAACACGACGCCTGCGGCGTCGGCATCGTCGCGTCGCTGGACGGCAAGCCCCGCCGCGCCGTGGTGGAAAAGGCGGTGGAGGCCCTGCGCGCCCTGTGGCACCGCGGCGCCGTCGATGCCGACGGCAAGACCGGCGACGGTGCGGGCATCCATGTCCAGATTCCGCAGAGCTTCTTTCGCGAGCACGTGGCCCGCAGCGGCCATCTGCCGCCCGAGGGCCTGATCTCCGTCGGCCAGGTCTTCCTGCCGCGCACCGACATGGAGGCGCAGGAACGCTGCCGCTGCATCGTCGAGACCGAGATCCTGAAGTTCGGCTACACCATCTATGGCTGGCGCCAGGTCCCCATCAACATCGAGATCATCGGCGAGAAGGCCAACGCCACCCGCCCCGAGATCGAGCAGATCATGGTGGGCAACCCGCGCAGCATCCCGGAAGACCAGCTGGAACGGGACCTGTACGTCATCCGCCGCCGCATCGAAAAGGCGGTGAAGGCGGAGTCGATCAGCGACTTCTACATCTGCACGCTGTCCTGCCGGTCCATCATCTACAAAGGCATGTTCCTGGCCGAACAGCTGACATCCTTCTACCCGGACCTGCTGGACGAGCGTTTCGAGTCCAACTTCGCCATCTACCACCAGCGCTATTCCACCAATACCTTCCCCACCTGGTGGCTGGCCCAGCCCTTCCGCATGCTGGCGCACAACGGCGAGGTCAACACGCTGCGCGGCAACGTGAACTGGATGAAGGCGCACGAGACGCGCATGGAACACGAAATCTTCGGTCAGCTGATCGAGGACGTGAAGCCCATCATCCCGGCCGGCGGTTCCGACAGCGCCTGCCTGGACGCGGTGTTCGAGGTGCTGGTGCGCGCCGGCCGTTCCGCGCCCATGGTCAAGACCATGCTGGTGCCGGAGGCTTGGTCCGATCGTGAGACCATGCCCCAGAACCACCGTGACCTGTACAGCTACGCCAACGCGGTGATGGAGCCGTGGGACGGCCCGGCCGCCTTGGCCATGTACGACGGCCGCTGGATCGTGGGCGGCATGGACCGCAACGGCCTGCGTCCCATGCGTTATGTCGTCACCGGCGACGGCCTGCTGATCGCCGGCTCCGAAAGCGGCATGGTCAAGGTCGAGGAATACGCCGTGCGGGAGAAGGGCCGCCTGGGGCCCGGGCAGATGATCGCCCTGGACCTGCAGGAAGGCCGCCTCTACCGCGACCGGGAGATCAAGGACAACCTGGCCGCCGGCAAGCCCTACGGCAGCTGGGTGCGCCACATCACCGTGCTGGACGATCTGGTGAAGGGGGCGCCCGCCGCCACCGCCGAACTCAGCCGTGACCAGTTGCGCCGCCGCCAGGTGGCCTACGGCGTCACCATGGAGGATGTGGAAACCATCCTGCATCCCATGGTGGAGGACGCGAAGGAGGCCATCGGCTCCATGGGTGACGACAGCCCCATGGCCGTGCTGTCGGACCGCTACCGCGGCCTGCACCACTATTTCCGCCAGAACTTCAGCCAGGTGACCAACCCGCCCATCGACAGCCTGCGCGAGCATCGGGTGATGAGCCTGCGCACGCGCCTGGGCAACCTGGGCAACATCCTGGACGAGGACGACAGCCAGACCCGCCTGCTTCAGCTGGAAACGCCGGTCCTGACGACGGCGGAATTCAGCGCCATGCGCCGCTACATGGGCGACACGGCGGCGGAGATCGACTGCACCTTCGACCCGGCGGCCGGTGAGTTCGCCATGACCGACGCGCTGCGCCGCGTGCGGCAGGAGGCGGAGGACGCGGTGCGCGGCGGCGCCACCCACGTCATCCTGACGGATGAGGGCATGGGCCCCGACCGGGCGCCCCTGCCCATGATCCTGGTGACGGGCGCCGTCCACACCCACCTGATCCGCCAGCAACTGCGCACCTTCACCTCGCTGAACGTGCGGTCGGGCGAATGCATCGACGTGCATTACTGCGCCGTGCTGATCGGCGTGGGCGCCACCACGGTCAACGCTTACCTGGCGCAGGAGGCTATCGCCGACCGCCAGCGGCGCGGCCTGTTCGGCGACCTGGCCCTGGACAAGTGCCTGGAGCGGTACAAGAAGGCCGTGAACGACGGCCTGCTGAAGATCATGTCCAAGATGGGCATCTCCATCATCTCCAGCTACCGCGGCGGCCTGAATTTCGAGGCGGTGGGCCTGTCCCGCTCGCTGGTGGCCGAGCATTTCCCCGGCATGATCAGCCGCATCTCCGGCCTGGGTCTGGTCGGCATCCAGAAGGACGTGCTGGACCAGCACGCCCTGGCCTGGAACGAGGACGTGGTGGCCCTGCCCATCGGCGGCTTCTACAAGTTCCGCAAGGGCGGTGATCGCCACGCCTGGGAGGGCGGGCTGATCCACCTGCTGCAGCAGGCGGTGTCCAACGACAGCTATTCCACCTTCAAGCGCTACTCCGACGGCATCCACAAGCGGCCGCCCATGCAGCTGCGCGACCTGCTGGACTTCCGCCCCTCCAAGGGCAAGGTGCCGGTGGATGAGGTGGAAAGCATCACCGCCATCCGCAAGCGCTTCATCACCCCGGCCATGTCGCTGGGCGCCTTGAGCCCCGAGGCGCACGGCACGCTGAACGTCGCCATGAACCGCATCGGCGCCAAGTCCGACTCGGGCGAGGGTGGCGAGGATCCGGCGCGTTTCAAGCCGGACGCCAACGGCGACAACTGGAACTCCGCCATCAAGCAGGTGGCCTCGGGCCGCTTCGGCGTCACCGCCGAGTACCTGAACCAGTGCCGTGAGATCGAGATCAAGGTGGCCCAGGGCGCCAAGCCCGGCGAGGGCGGGCAGTTGCCCGGCTTCAAGGTGACGGAACTGATCGCCCGCCTGCGTCACAGCACGCCCGGCGTCATGCTGATCAGCCCGCCGCCGCACCATGACATCTACTCGATCGAAGATCTGGCGCAGCTGATCTATGACCTGAAGCAGATCAACCCCGATGCCAAGGTGTGCGTGAAGCTGGTCAGCCGGTCCGGCATCGGCACCATCGCCGCCGGCGTGGCCAAGGCCGGCGCCGACGTCATCCTGGTGTCGGGCAATGTCGGCGGCACCGGCGCCTCGCCCGTCACCAGCGTGAAGTTCGCGGGGCTCCCGTGGGAAATGGGCCTCAGCGAGGTGCAGCAGGTCCTGACCCTGAACCGCCTGCGCCACCGCGTGACCCTGCGCACCGACGGCGGCCTGAAGACCGGCCGCGACATCGTCATGGCGGCGATGCTGGGGGCGGAGGAGTTCGGCGTGGGCACCGCCAGCCTGATCGCCATGGGCTGCATCATGGTCCGCCAGTGCCACAGCAACACCTGTCCGGTGGGCGTGTGCGTGCAGGATGAGGCGCTGCGGCAGAAGTTCGTGGGCACGCCGGAAAAGGTCGTCAACCTGTTCAGCTTCATGGCGGAAGAGGTGCGCGAGATCCTGGCCGGCCTGGGCTTCCGGTCCTTGCAGGAAGTCATCGGCCGCACCGACCTGCTGCATCAGGTCAGCCGCGGCGCCGTGCACCTGGATGATCTGGACTTGAACCCGCTGCTGGCCCAGGCGGACCCGGCGGGCGACAGTGCCCGCTACTGCACCCAGGCCGGCCGCAATGAGGTGCCGGACACCCTGGACGCCCAGATGATCCGCGACGC
Proteins encoded in this region:
- a CDS encoding LptA/OstA family protein, translated to MAGEPGLLPFNPPAVTPSPTGAIDITSDETMEWHDDQLAAVARGHVIVIRGEDTLHCDTLVVYYRKTKDGSTEMYRMAADGQVHMASPSQEAFGDHGVYDVDQDVTVLTGDHLHMVTRADTVYAKDTLEYWKQQQLMVARGNAVAINDKGDRIRADVLVGILEQNAAKQLEMTRMDAKGNVLIVTPKDIARGSEGTYNVKTRIAILTGDVKLTQGQNQVNGHRAEVNNATGVSRMLPDDTVKGGRVHSVLVPKKSNNPPPAAPGTPPTSTPGPGGGAQP
- a CDS encoding undecaprenyl-diphosphate phosphatase: MSFLQTLIFAIIQGITELFPISSVAHGVLTPFLLGWDLDQAFLKEHFLPYLVMLHLGTAAALLVFFWRDWVNLLVGVIKGGEDRRVLALLIVGTIPAAVLGLAFEKVLRAVFSDPASAAFFLIVNGVLLFFGERLRGRGDRTLAELGFGQALMIGLAQSLALIPGFSRSGASMVAGFWAGLKHEEAARFSMLLATPIILGASLLVVPKMLRQADPDVIQSGLIGGAVAGVCALIAVWALMRWFKRNEVDAMRPFAFYCWALGAVVLGMVYL
- the lptB gene encoding LPS export ABC transporter ATP-binding protein, with amino-acid sequence MSTAKTPDTAKAPEGKVPAAPKAKDDAKGGPRLVSDNPNNGLTATKLGKSYKGRPVLRDVSVSVRRGEVVGLLGPNGAGKTTSFYIMTGLIMPDYGTITLDGLEVTDLPMYRRARLGIGYLPQEASIFRGLSVENNIRAVLEVVEQDRDKREATLDELLAEFSISHLRRTSALALSGGERRRVEIARALASAPNFILLDEPFAGIDPIAVNDIRELVSHLRDRGIGVLITDHNVRETLDIVDRAYILHDGMVLMEGLPSEIVAHKDVRRVYLGERFSL
- a CDS encoding ribonuclease D yields the protein MPIDLYDGDLPDGLDLGPVVAIDTETMGLNPHRDRLCLVQLSSGDGRCHLVQLRQGQYDAPNLKRLLTNPAQLKLFHFARFDIAVLNKYLGVVTAPVYCTKIASKLVRTYTDRHGLKDLCRDVLGVELSKQQQSSDWGAEELTAEQLKYAASDVLYLHEIKAKFDAVLAREGRTELADACFRFLPHRALLDLAGWDEPDIFAH
- a CDS encoding complex I NDUFA9 subunit family protein — its product is MGTSIRIATVFGGAGFIGRHVIRRLARTGCIIRVPARHPGEAAFLKTNGAVGQIVPMAVDIADDASVARAIEGADLVINLMGILAESGRRQRFDLVHGEGPGRIARLAKGADVARLIHVSALGADAGSRSAYARSKAAGEQAVRAVFPEATILRPSVIFGPEDNFFNRFAGMAARLPFVPLIGGGSTRFQPVYVGDVADAIINAALNTGAEGKTFELGGPRAYSFRELVQLTLDLTGRKTRLVSLPWGLASLQATFLELVPGKPLTRDQVTLLKSDNVLSGKLPGLADLGVTPTAAEVILPTYLDRFQVNGRFDTYRQGPSLPQLTRIDAHGQHH
- the lptC gene encoding LPS export ABC transporter periplasmic protein LptC encodes the protein MTLPPTPESPGAQNGDAGGIRQPATPAGSASPDKAASAPPAATTRGGWASARHTRRVNQAKVVLPTLAGLTIAAIALWPLIKETTQPRQADPGNGQLEMLDAHFLGTDKTDRPVEVRADRAMQESNQENLIDLVSPEAEITLKSGQWVTLNGDTGRYDKQSGHLTLEGRVTLFHDHGYEFTTDKAEVDTNKNLAWSNARVAGQGPFGDIDAGGFRMTDKGDTIVFTGKARLRLMEKERKPVDGAQPPQAPPPQKTPQPATARKAPTVQPPTTSTSKAPAGTARTGGMQP